One Bos taurus isolate L1 Dominette 01449 registration number 42190680 breed Hereford chromosome 3, ARS-UCD2.0, whole genome shotgun sequence DNA window includes the following coding sequences:
- the LOC100336476 gene encoding granulocyte-macrophage colony-stimulating factor receptor subunit alpha isoform X9, translating into MPMLTITLERVLCCWVFSPISLGKHHWCPHQDSHAGWFFSPAALLRCLGSPGSLLATVVLLSMVLDSAWLLTQEQQDLPTVKPNASLNVKFDPQTTKLTWDCRENASSGECVLIHKEKGPIKKKVKDSECQCTFQDYSLHGGVTLTVEVHVNQRRLSEMLVYTNPGREGTAAQNFSCVIYDADFMNCSWAKGRAAPDDVQYFLYIRSKKRIERECPRYLKDSGTHVGCHLQDLSGLTSYNYFLVNGTSQETGIQFFDSVLLLKEIEQYNPPDNITVQCNESHCLIRWEKPRTRQPWPNREFQYQLDIQRRRDTTSGRSQLIVVFGDSGNRYNFPKPGSKAKHTVKIRTADARKAHWGAWSQPVEFGSEETGSSLVHIYVLVVLGTLVCGLTLGCLFKRFLKSHRLFPPVPQIKDKLNDNHQVDHESTS; encoded by the exons ATGCCGATGCTGACCATCACCCTGGAGAGAGTCCTGTgttgttgggttttttcccccatctCCCTGGGGAAACATCACTGGTGTCCACATCAAGACTCCCACGCAGGCTGGTTTTTCTCACCTGCAGCGCTTCTGCGTTGTCTGGGCAGCCCTGGAAGTCTCCTGGCGACGGTGGTCCTCCTCTCTATGGTGCTTGACTCCGCATGGCTCCTCACCCAGGAGCAGCAGG ATCTTCCAACCGTGAAGCCAAATGCCAGCCTAAATGTGAAGTTTGACCCACAGACGACGAAGCTGACTTGGGACTGCAGGGAAAACGCTAGCTCTGGGGAATGTGTGCTGATTCACAAGGAGAAGGGGCCGATTAAGAAAAAG GTCAAAGACAGCGAGTGTCAGTGCACGTTTCAGGACTATTCTCTCCACGGGGGAGTCACGCTTACCGTTGAAGTACATGTCAACCAGAGACGGCTTTCAGAAATGCTGGTCTACACTAACCCAG GTAGGGAGGGCACGGCTGCCCAAAACTTCTCCTGTGTTATCTACGACGCGGATTTCATGAACTGCAGCTGGGCCAAGGGCCGAGCGGCTCCCGACGACGTCCAGTACTTTCTGTACATCCGATCAAA GAAAAGAATCGAGAGGGAATGTCCTCGTTACCTGAAGGACTCGGGGACCCACGTGGGATGTCACCTCCAAGACCTCTCGGGATTAACGTCGTACAATTACTTCCTGGTTAACGGTACCAGCCAAGAAACCGGAATCCAGTTCTTCGACTCGGTTTTGCTGTTAAAGGAAATAG AGCAGTACAACCCACCTGACAACATCACCGTCCAGTGCAACGAGTCCCACTGCCTCATCAGGTGGGAAAAGCCCAGGACCCGACAGCCATGGCCCAACAGGGAGTTCCAGTACCAGCTGGACATCCAGAGACGG cgcGATACCACCAGCGGTAGAAGTCAACTG ATTGTAGTATTTGGTGATTCCGGGAATAGATACAACTTTCCGAAACCGGGATCCAAAGCGAAACATACTGTGAAGATCAGGACAGCGGACGCCCGGAAAGCCCACTGGGGAGCCTGGAGCCAGCCCGTTGAGTTCG GCTCTGAAGAAACAGGGTCCAGCCTGGTGCACATCTACGTTCTGGTGGTCCTGGGGACTCTCGTCTGTGGCCTGACCCTCGGCTGCCTTTTCAAAAG ATTCCTCAAGAGCCACAGGTTATTCCCTCCGGTTCCACAGATCAAAGATAAATTGAATGATAACCATCAAGTCGACCACGAG
- the LOC100336476 gene encoding granulocyte-macrophage colony-stimulating factor receptor subunit alpha isoform X6, which yields MPMLTITLERVLCCWVFSPISLGKHHWCPHQDSHAGWFFSPAALLRCLGSPGSLLATVVLLSMVLDSAWLLTQEQQDLPTVKPNASLNVKFDPQTTKLTWDCRENASSGECVLIHKEKGPIKKKVKDSECQCTFQDYSLHGGVTLTVEVHVNQRRLSEMLVYTNPGREGTAAQNFSCVIYDADFMNCSWAKGRAAPDDVQYFLYIRSKKRIERECPRYLKDSGTHVGCHLQDLSGLTSYNYFLVNGTSQETGIQFFDSVLLLKEIEQYNPPDNITVQCNESHCLIRWEKPRTRQPWPNREFQYQLDIQRRRDTTSGRSQLIVVFGDSGNRYNFPKPGSKAKHTVKIRTADARKAHWGAWSQPVEFGSEETGSSLVHIYVLVVLGTLVCGLTLGCLFKRFLKSHRLFPPVPQIKDKLNDNHQVDHEMLWEKFTHETGKSDKEEVLTVETVSEAPAKL from the exons ATGCCGATGCTGACCATCACCCTGGAGAGAGTCCTGTgttgttgggttttttcccccatctCCCTGGGGAAACATCACTGGTGTCCACATCAAGACTCCCACGCAGGCTGGTTTTTCTCACCTGCAGCGCTTCTGCGTTGTCTGGGCAGCCCTGGAAGTCTCCTGGCGACGGTGGTCCTCCTCTCTATGGTGCTTGACTCCGCATGGCTCCTCACCCAGGAGCAGCAGG ATCTTCCAACCGTGAAGCCAAATGCCAGCCTAAATGTGAAGTTTGACCCACAGACGACGAAGCTGACTTGGGACTGCAGGGAAAACGCTAGCTCTGGGGAATGTGTGCTGATTCACAAGGAGAAGGGGCCGATTAAGAAAAAG GTCAAAGACAGCGAGTGTCAGTGCACGTTTCAGGACTATTCTCTCCACGGGGGAGTCACGCTTACCGTTGAAGTACATGTCAACCAGAGACGGCTTTCAGAAATGCTGGTCTACACTAACCCAG GTAGGGAGGGCACGGCTGCCCAAAACTTCTCCTGTGTTATCTACGACGCGGATTTCATGAACTGCAGCTGGGCCAAGGGCCGAGCGGCTCCCGACGACGTCCAGTACTTTCTGTACATCCGATCAAA GAAAAGAATCGAGAGGGAATGTCCTCGTTACCTGAAGGACTCGGGGACCCACGTGGGATGTCACCTCCAAGACCTCTCGGGATTAACGTCGTACAATTACTTCCTGGTTAACGGTACCAGCCAAGAAACCGGAATCCAGTTCTTCGACTCGGTTTTGCTGTTAAAGGAAATAG AGCAGTACAACCCACCTGACAACATCACCGTCCAGTGCAACGAGTCCCACTGCCTCATCAGGTGGGAAAAGCCCAGGACCCGACAGCCATGGCCCAACAGGGAGTTCCAGTACCAGCTGGACATCCAGAGACGG cgcGATACCACCAGCGGTAGAAGTCAACTG ATTGTAGTATTTGGTGATTCCGGGAATAGATACAACTTTCCGAAACCGGGATCCAAAGCGAAACATACTGTGAAGATCAGGACAGCGGACGCCCGGAAAGCCCACTGGGGAGCCTGGAGCCAGCCCGTTGAGTTCG GCTCTGAAGAAACAGGGTCCAGCCTGGTGCACATCTACGTTCTGGTGGTCCTGGGGACTCTCGTCTGTGGCCTGACCCTCGGCTGCCTTTTCAAAAG ATTCCTCAAGAGCCACAGGTTATTCCCTCCGGTTCCACAGATCAAAGATAAATTGAATGATAACCATCAAGTCGACCACGAG ATGCTATGGGAGAAGTTTACACACGAAACGGGAAAAAGTGACAAGGAAGAGGTCTTAACCGTGGAGACAGTCTCAGAAGCCCCAGCGAAACTGTGA
- the LOC100336476 gene encoding granulocyte-macrophage colony-stimulating factor receptor subunit alpha isoform X10, producing MPMLTITLERVLCCWVFSPISLGKHHWCPHQDSHAGWFFSPAALLRCLGSPGSLLATVVLLSMVLDSAWLLTQEQQDLPTVKPNASLNVKFDPQTTKLTWDCRENASSGECVLIHKEKGPIKKKVKDSECQCTFQDYSLHGGVTLTVEVHVNQRRLSEMLVYTNPGREGTAAQNFSCVIYDADFMNCSWAKGRAAPDDVQYFLYIRSKKRIERECPRYLKDSGTHVGCHLQDLSGLTSYNYFLVNGTSQETGIQFFDSVLLLKEIEQYNPPDNITVQCNESHCLIRWEKPRTRQPWPNREFQYQLDIQRRRDTTSGRSQLIVVFGDSGNRYNFPKPGSKAKHTVKIRTADARKAHWGAWSQPVEFGSEETGSSLVHIYVLVVLGTLVCGLTLGCLFKRFLKSHRLFPPVPQIKDKLNDNHQVDHEV from the exons ATGCCGATGCTGACCATCACCCTGGAGAGAGTCCTGTgttgttgggttttttcccccatctCCCTGGGGAAACATCACTGGTGTCCACATCAAGACTCCCACGCAGGCTGGTTTTTCTCACCTGCAGCGCTTCTGCGTTGTCTGGGCAGCCCTGGAAGTCTCCTGGCGACGGTGGTCCTCCTCTCTATGGTGCTTGACTCCGCATGGCTCCTCACCCAGGAGCAGCAGG ATCTTCCAACCGTGAAGCCAAATGCCAGCCTAAATGTGAAGTTTGACCCACAGACGACGAAGCTGACTTGGGACTGCAGGGAAAACGCTAGCTCTGGGGAATGTGTGCTGATTCACAAGGAGAAGGGGCCGATTAAGAAAAAG GTCAAAGACAGCGAGTGTCAGTGCACGTTTCAGGACTATTCTCTCCACGGGGGAGTCACGCTTACCGTTGAAGTACATGTCAACCAGAGACGGCTTTCAGAAATGCTGGTCTACACTAACCCAG GTAGGGAGGGCACGGCTGCCCAAAACTTCTCCTGTGTTATCTACGACGCGGATTTCATGAACTGCAGCTGGGCCAAGGGCCGAGCGGCTCCCGACGACGTCCAGTACTTTCTGTACATCCGATCAAA GAAAAGAATCGAGAGGGAATGTCCTCGTTACCTGAAGGACTCGGGGACCCACGTGGGATGTCACCTCCAAGACCTCTCGGGATTAACGTCGTACAATTACTTCCTGGTTAACGGTACCAGCCAAGAAACCGGAATCCAGTTCTTCGACTCGGTTTTGCTGTTAAAGGAAATAG AGCAGTACAACCCACCTGACAACATCACCGTCCAGTGCAACGAGTCCCACTGCCTCATCAGGTGGGAAAAGCCCAGGACCCGACAGCCATGGCCCAACAGGGAGTTCCAGTACCAGCTGGACATCCAGAGACGG cgcGATACCACCAGCGGTAGAAGTCAACTG ATTGTAGTATTTGGTGATTCCGGGAATAGATACAACTTTCCGAAACCGGGATCCAAAGCGAAACATACTGTGAAGATCAGGACAGCGGACGCCCGGAAAGCCCACTGGGGAGCCTGGAGCCAGCCCGTTGAGTTCG GCTCTGAAGAAACAGGGTCCAGCCTGGTGCACATCTACGTTCTGGTGGTCCTGGGGACTCTCGTCTGTGGCCTGACCCTCGGCTGCCTTTTCAAAAG ATTCCTCAAGAGCCACAGGTTATTCCCTCCGGTTCCACAGATCAAAGATAAATTGAATGATAACCATCAAGTCGACCACGAG
- the LOC100336476 gene encoding granulocyte-macrophage colony-stimulating factor receptor subunit alpha isoform X8 has product MPMLTITLERVLCCWVFSPISLGKHHWCPHQDSHAGWFFSPAALLRCLGSPGSLLATVVLLSMVLDSAWLLTQEQQDLPTVKPNASLNVKFDPQTTKLTWDCRENASSGECVLIHKEKGPIKKKVKDSECQCTFQDYSLHGGVTLTVEVHVNQRRLSEMLVYTNPGREGTAAQNFSCVIYDADFMNCSWAKGRAAPDDVQYFLYIRSKKRIERECPRYLKDSGTHVGCHLQDLSGLTSYNYFLVNGTSQETGIQFFDSVLLLKEIEQYNPPDNITVQCNESHCLIRWEKPRTRQPWPNREFQYQLDIQRRRDTTSGRSQLIVVFGDSGNRYNFPKPGSKAKHTVKIRTADARKAHWGAWSQPVEFGSEETGSSLVHIYVLVVLGTLVCGLTLGCLFKRFLKSHRLFPPVPQIKDKLNDNHQVDHEQERRNLLL; this is encoded by the exons ATGCCGATGCTGACCATCACCCTGGAGAGAGTCCTGTgttgttgggttttttcccccatctCCCTGGGGAAACATCACTGGTGTCCACATCAAGACTCCCACGCAGGCTGGTTTTTCTCACCTGCAGCGCTTCTGCGTTGTCTGGGCAGCCCTGGAAGTCTCCTGGCGACGGTGGTCCTCCTCTCTATGGTGCTTGACTCCGCATGGCTCCTCACCCAGGAGCAGCAGG ATCTTCCAACCGTGAAGCCAAATGCCAGCCTAAATGTGAAGTTTGACCCACAGACGACGAAGCTGACTTGGGACTGCAGGGAAAACGCTAGCTCTGGGGAATGTGTGCTGATTCACAAGGAGAAGGGGCCGATTAAGAAAAAG GTCAAAGACAGCGAGTGTCAGTGCACGTTTCAGGACTATTCTCTCCACGGGGGAGTCACGCTTACCGTTGAAGTACATGTCAACCAGAGACGGCTTTCAGAAATGCTGGTCTACACTAACCCAG GTAGGGAGGGCACGGCTGCCCAAAACTTCTCCTGTGTTATCTACGACGCGGATTTCATGAACTGCAGCTGGGCCAAGGGCCGAGCGGCTCCCGACGACGTCCAGTACTTTCTGTACATCCGATCAAA GAAAAGAATCGAGAGGGAATGTCCTCGTTACCTGAAGGACTCGGGGACCCACGTGGGATGTCACCTCCAAGACCTCTCGGGATTAACGTCGTACAATTACTTCCTGGTTAACGGTACCAGCCAAGAAACCGGAATCCAGTTCTTCGACTCGGTTTTGCTGTTAAAGGAAATAG AGCAGTACAACCCACCTGACAACATCACCGTCCAGTGCAACGAGTCCCACTGCCTCATCAGGTGGGAAAAGCCCAGGACCCGACAGCCATGGCCCAACAGGGAGTTCCAGTACCAGCTGGACATCCAGAGACGG cgcGATACCACCAGCGGTAGAAGTCAACTG ATTGTAGTATTTGGTGATTCCGGGAATAGATACAACTTTCCGAAACCGGGATCCAAAGCGAAACATACTGTGAAGATCAGGACAGCGGACGCCCGGAAAGCCCACTGGGGAGCCTGGAGCCAGCCCGTTGAGTTCG GCTCTGAAGAAACAGGGTCCAGCCTGGTGCACATCTACGTTCTGGTGGTCCTGGGGACTCTCGTCTGTGGCCTGACCCTCGGCTGCCTTTTCAAAAG ATTCCTCAAGAGCCACAGGTTATTCCCTCCGGTTCCACAGATCAAAGATAAATTGAATGATAACCATCAAGTCGACCACGAG
- the LOC100336476 gene encoding granulocyte-macrophage colony-stimulating factor receptor subunit alpha isoform X7 → MPMLTITLERVLCCWVFSPISLGKHHWCPHQDSHAGWFFSPAALLRCLGSPGSLLATVVLLSMVLDSAWLLTQEQQDLPTVKPNASLNVKFDPQTTKLTWDCRENASSGECVLIHKEKGPIKKKVKDSECQCTFQDYSLHGGVTLTVEVHVNQRRLSEMLVYTNPGREGTAAQNFSCVIYDADFMNCSWAKGRAAPDDVQYFLYIRSKKRIERECPRYLKDSGTHVGCHLQDLSGLTSYNYFLVNGTSQETGIQFFDSVLLLKEIEQYNPPDNITVQCNESHCLIRWEKPRTRQPWPNREFQYQLDIQRRRDTTSGRSQLIVVFGDSGNRYNFPKPGSKAKHTVKIRTADARKAHWGAWSQPVEFGSEETGSSLVHIYVLVVLGTLVCGLTLGCLFKRFLKSHRLFPPVPQIKDKLNDNHQVDHEETQEREDHPEERMATHSRVLT, encoded by the exons ATGCCGATGCTGACCATCACCCTGGAGAGAGTCCTGTgttgttgggttttttcccccatctCCCTGGGGAAACATCACTGGTGTCCACATCAAGACTCCCACGCAGGCTGGTTTTTCTCACCTGCAGCGCTTCTGCGTTGTCTGGGCAGCCCTGGAAGTCTCCTGGCGACGGTGGTCCTCCTCTCTATGGTGCTTGACTCCGCATGGCTCCTCACCCAGGAGCAGCAGG ATCTTCCAACCGTGAAGCCAAATGCCAGCCTAAATGTGAAGTTTGACCCACAGACGACGAAGCTGACTTGGGACTGCAGGGAAAACGCTAGCTCTGGGGAATGTGTGCTGATTCACAAGGAGAAGGGGCCGATTAAGAAAAAG GTCAAAGACAGCGAGTGTCAGTGCACGTTTCAGGACTATTCTCTCCACGGGGGAGTCACGCTTACCGTTGAAGTACATGTCAACCAGAGACGGCTTTCAGAAATGCTGGTCTACACTAACCCAG GTAGGGAGGGCACGGCTGCCCAAAACTTCTCCTGTGTTATCTACGACGCGGATTTCATGAACTGCAGCTGGGCCAAGGGCCGAGCGGCTCCCGACGACGTCCAGTACTTTCTGTACATCCGATCAAA GAAAAGAATCGAGAGGGAATGTCCTCGTTACCTGAAGGACTCGGGGACCCACGTGGGATGTCACCTCCAAGACCTCTCGGGATTAACGTCGTACAATTACTTCCTGGTTAACGGTACCAGCCAAGAAACCGGAATCCAGTTCTTCGACTCGGTTTTGCTGTTAAAGGAAATAG AGCAGTACAACCCACCTGACAACATCACCGTCCAGTGCAACGAGTCCCACTGCCTCATCAGGTGGGAAAAGCCCAGGACCCGACAGCCATGGCCCAACAGGGAGTTCCAGTACCAGCTGGACATCCAGAGACGG cgcGATACCACCAGCGGTAGAAGTCAACTG ATTGTAGTATTTGGTGATTCCGGGAATAGATACAACTTTCCGAAACCGGGATCCAAAGCGAAACATACTGTGAAGATCAGGACAGCGGACGCCCGGAAAGCCCACTGGGGAGCCTGGAGCCAGCCCGTTGAGTTCG GCTCTGAAGAAACAGGGTCCAGCCTGGTGCACATCTACGTTCTGGTGGTCCTGGGGACTCTCGTCTGTGGCCTGACCCTCGGCTGCCTTTTCAAAAG ATTCCTCAAGAGCCACAGGTTATTCCCTCCGGTTCCACAGATCAAAGATAAATTGAATGATAACCATCAAGTCGACCACGAG